The following coding sequences lie in one Deltaproteobacteria bacterium genomic window:
- a CDS encoding DUF4139 domain-containing protein, which produces MTHRLRSRSSSLLLAASLLSLVGACAHSRGAYPAAQTDLALRRVVLYRNGIGYFERHGEVDDDHLAIKVRRDQVDDLLKSLTVIDRSTGKAVSVSMPLDPESWANAALATLAPGRGSLATVLDGLRGTAVVLRTLEGRIRGRIVMVEAIVNEPDPSNRAARAIVPSPDNGVQNDWRVTLLDGDELQTVRLSKIYGVKLEDGDLALQLNRRLDASAGEGMFQQVEVIVRLAGKHAHDLAVSYVVAAPMWKPTYRVVLPEQGKGKALLQGWAVVDNTSGEDWNDVALSLTSGEPIAFRYDLHTPRTVGRADLTEAGVSRRAVVAVGETTYDESDAEPMVETAAELDMPAPEDWDGAPEKSARREESRRDEKPAAKPAGGRASAGPARLAEPQPAATPASSIDYDALRRSTQASARAKQAAGLTSFDLRERVTVPNGNSTMVAVLNESVEGEQTFLYKPGGAGIGYEANPYRVVRFRNSTPFVLEPGPIAIYSGDSFVGEGLSESVGSGVSATLPFAVEPAIMVSSIATYSGDQMQLLRIVRGVLEVETFARTTTTWSVKAPKSMGSFTVLVRHSKSGWNYELQDRPKGTEELPDGYLVPVMVTKAGEEGSVTLVEQTPSVTTLSIWDGRALGLLEGLVAQATLTTELRKKLEPVVKLRQEIGRIDTEIEGLKRQQVELDQRANETRENLEAIKKDPAAGALRSKLNGRLDEFTKDGDRIGRKVVELNSQRLEKKIALEDLLQSLEFEAPKAKANAAAK; this is translated from the coding sequence ATGACACACCGTCTTCGTTCGCGTTCGTCCTCGCTGCTGCTGGCGGCCTCGTTGCTGTCACTGGTCGGCGCCTGTGCCCACTCGCGCGGGGCCTATCCCGCCGCGCAGACCGACCTCGCGCTGCGTCGCGTGGTGCTGTACCGCAACGGCATCGGCTACTTCGAGCGGCACGGCGAGGTCGACGACGACCATCTCGCGATCAAGGTGCGGCGCGATCAGGTCGACGATCTGCTCAAGAGCCTCACGGTGATCGACCGCAGCACCGGCAAGGCCGTCAGCGTCTCGATGCCACTGGACCCGGAGAGCTGGGCGAACGCCGCGCTGGCAACCCTGGCTCCGGGGCGGGGCAGCCTCGCCACCGTGCTCGACGGCCTGCGGGGGACCGCGGTCGTGCTGCGCACGCTCGAGGGACGCATCCGTGGTCGCATCGTGATGGTCGAAGCCATCGTCAACGAGCCCGACCCGAGCAATCGCGCCGCGCGGGCGATCGTACCGTCGCCCGACAACGGCGTGCAGAACGACTGGCGCGTCACGTTGCTCGACGGCGACGAGCTCCAGACGGTGCGGCTGTCGAAGATCTACGGCGTGAAGCTCGAAGACGGTGACCTCGCGCTGCAGCTCAACCGTCGCCTCGATGCCAGCGCCGGCGAGGGCATGTTCCAGCAGGTCGAGGTGATCGTGCGACTCGCGGGCAAGCACGCTCACGACCTCGCCGTGAGCTACGTGGTCGCGGCGCCGATGTGGAAGCCGACCTACCGGGTCGTGCTACCCGAGCAGGGCAAGGGCAAGGCGCTGCTGCAGGGTTGGGCGGTGGTCGACAACACCAGTGGAGAGGACTGGAACGACGTCGCGTTGTCGTTGACCTCGGGCGAGCCGATCGCGTTTCGCTACGACCTCCACACGCCGCGCACGGTCGGCCGCGCCGATCTCACCGAGGCCGGCGTCTCTCGCCGCGCCGTGGTCGCAGTCGGCGAGACCACCTACGACGAGTCGGATGCGGAACCGATGGTCGAGACCGCAGCCGAGCTCGACATGCCCGCGCCCGAGGACTGGGATGGCGCGCCCGAGAAGTCCGCGAGACGCGAGGAGTCCCGTCGCGACGAGAAGCCCGCGGCCAAGCCTGCGGGCGGCCGCGCGTCGGCGGGTCCCGCCCGGCTCGCCGAGCCGCAGCCGGCCGCGACGCCGGCGTCTTCGATCGACTACGACGCGCTGCGCCGCTCGACCCAGGCCAGCGCACGCGCCAAGCAGGCCGCCGGGCTCACGAGCTTCGACCTGCGCGAGCGCGTGACGGTGCCCAACGGCAACTCGACCATGGTGGCGGTGCTCAACGAGTCGGTCGAGGGCGAGCAGACCTTCTTGTACAAGCCCGGCGGCGCCGGCATCGGCTACGAGGCCAATCCCTATCGTGTGGTCCGCTTCCGCAACAGCACGCCGTTCGTGCTCGAGCCGGGCCCAATCGCGATCTACTCGGGCGACAGCTTCGTCGGTGAAGGGCTGTCGGAGTCGGTCGGTAGCGGTGTCAGTGCGACGCTGCCGTTCGCGGTCGAGCCCGCGATCATGGTCAGCTCGATCGCGACCTACTCGGGCGATCAGATGCAGCTACTGCGGATCGTCCGCGGCGTGCTCGAGGTCGAGACCTTCGCGCGCACGACCACCACGTGGAGCGTCAAGGCGCCGAAGTCGATGGGCAGCTTCACCGTGCTCGTGCGGCACTCGAAGTCGGGCTGGAACTACGAGCTGCAGGATCGCCCCAAGGGCACCGAAGAACTCCCGGATGGCTACCTCGTGCCGGTCATGGTGACCAAGGCCGGCGAAGAGGGCAGCGTGACGCTGGTCGAGCAGACCCCGTCGGTCACCACGCTGTCGATCTGGGATGGCCGCGCGCTGGGCCTGCTCGAGGGGCTCGTGGCCCAGGCCACGCTCACCACCGAGCTGCGCAAGAAGCTCGAGCCGGTGGTGAAGCTGCGTCAGGAGATCGGTCGCATCGACACCGAGATCGAGGGCCTCAAGCGCCAGCAGGTCGAGCTCGATCAGCGTGCCAACGAGACCCGCGAGAACCTCGAGGCGATCAAGAAGGATCCCGCCGCCGGCGCGCTGCGCAGCAAGCTCAACGGGCGGCTCGACGAGTTCACCAAGGACGGCGACCGCATCGGTCGCAAGGTCGTCGAGCTGAACAGCCAGCGCCTCGAGAAGAAGATCGCGCTCGAGGACCTGCTGCAGAGCCTCGAGTTCGAGGCGCCGAAGGCCAAGGCGAACGCCGCCGCGAAGTGA
- a CDS encoding beta-lactamase family protein has protein sequence MTVDGAVTRLESPEGDSWVALVDLQAKSADEALAKAWATVAPDMKWKQLVRNEAPDKDGWQHITGYGYEVPPNLKRAIGAQAMFANGTWTVVLIDVAEATAEKRGSQLGLMFGRLLPKGGQLESFAGKQAHPLDAARIAQLTKFVEEAQALLGVEGVGLGLIDQGKVVFAGGFGVRTRGKPAKVDADTRFIVASNTKALTTLMLAKLVDQGKLGWDTKATTLLPSFKLGDADTTAKVEVKHLICACTGMPRQDLEWLLEFKDLTPEGAMTALGQMQPTSKFGELFQYSNVMAAAAGFIGGHVAYPKLELGKAYDKAMRTMVFDPLGMKSTTFDYKKAMTGNYAMPHGFDIDLKPAAAVHELNDSVIPVRPAGGAWSTVNDMLAYVQMELAEGKLPNGKSYISKEALLARRAPQVAVDKDTSYGMGLMVDTRDGIPIVSHGGDLIGMHSDMIWLPEAGVGAVILTNSDRGVAIRSLFKRKLLEVLYDGRPEADEALVQGDKNFRAAFAAQRELMTVPADATAAAALAPRYANPVLGTITVRKKDAAVIFDFGEWKSEVASRKNPDGSVSFATIAPGVVGFEFVVGADGKSLVLRDAQHEYVFAAG, from the coding sequence ATGACGGTCGACGGCGCGGTCACGCGGCTCGAGTCGCCCGAGGGGGACTCGTGGGTGGCGCTCGTCGACCTCCAGGCCAAGAGCGCCGACGAGGCGCTCGCGAAGGCGTGGGCCACGGTCGCGCCCGACATGAAGTGGAAGCAGCTCGTGCGCAACGAGGCGCCCGACAAGGACGGCTGGCAGCACATCACCGGCTATGGCTACGAGGTGCCGCCGAACCTCAAGCGCGCGATCGGTGCACAGGCGATGTTCGCCAACGGCACCTGGACGGTGGTGCTGATCGACGTCGCCGAGGCGACCGCCGAGAAGCGCGGCAGCCAGCTGGGCCTGATGTTCGGCCGCCTGCTGCCCAAGGGTGGCCAGCTCGAGTCGTTCGCCGGCAAGCAGGCCCACCCGCTCGACGCCGCCCGCATCGCGCAGCTCACCAAGTTCGTCGAGGAGGCGCAGGCGTTGCTCGGGGTCGAAGGCGTGGGCCTGGGCCTCATCGATCAGGGCAAGGTCGTGTTCGCCGGTGGCTTCGGCGTGCGCACCCGCGGCAAGCCGGCCAAGGTCGACGCCGACACCCGCTTCATCGTCGCCTCGAACACCAAGGCCCTGACGACGCTGATGCTGGCCAAGCTGGTCGACCAGGGCAAGCTGGGCTGGGACACCAAGGCCACCACCTTGCTGCCGAGCTTCAAGCTCGGCGATGCCGACACCACCGCCAAGGTCGAGGTCAAGCATCTCATCTGTGCGTGCACCGGCATGCCGCGACAGGACCTCGAGTGGCTGCTCGAGTTCAAAGACCTCACCCCGGAGGGCGCGATGACGGCGCTCGGCCAGATGCAGCCCACCAGCAAGTTCGGCGAGCTGTTCCAGTACTCGAACGTGATGGCGGCCGCTGCCGGCTTCATCGGCGGACACGTCGCGTACCCCAAGCTCGAGCTCGGCAAGGCCTACGACAAGGCCATGCGCACCATGGTGTTCGACCCGCTGGGCATGAAGTCCACGACCTTCGACTACAAGAAGGCAATGACCGGCAACTACGCGATGCCGCACGGCTTCGACATCGACCTGAAGCCGGCGGCCGCGGTGCACGAGCTCAACGACTCGGTCATCCCCGTGCGCCCCGCCGGCGGGGCTTGGAGCACCGTGAACGACATGCTCGCGTACGTGCAGATGGAGCTGGCCGAGGGCAAGCTCCCGAACGGCAAGTCATACATCTCGAAGGAGGCACTGCTGGCCCGACGCGCACCGCAGGTCGCCGTCGACAAGGACACCAGTTACGGCATGGGCCTGATGGTGGACACGCGCGATGGCATCCCGATCGTCAGCCACGGCGGCGACCTCATCGGCATGCACAGCGACATGATCTGGCTGCCCGAGGCCGGGGTCGGGGCGGTCATCCTCACCAACAGCGATCGCGGCGTCGCCATCCGCAGCCTCTTCAAGCGCAAGCTACTCGAGGTGCTCTACGACGGTCGACCCGAGGCCGACGAGGCGCTGGTGCAGGGCGACAAGAACTTCCGCGCCGCGTTCGCGGCCCAGCGTGAGCTCATGACCGTGCCCGCCGATGCCACCGCCGCGGCGGCCCTGGCCCCACGCTACGCCAACCCCGTGCTCGGCACGATCACCGTGCGCAAGAAGGACGCGGCCGTGATCTTCGACTTCGGCGAGTGGAAGTCCGAGGTCGCCAGCCGCAAGAACCCCGACGGTTCCGTGTCGTTCGCGACCATCGCCCCCGGCGTGGTCGGGTTCGAATTCGTGGTCGGTGCCGACGGCAAGAGCCTGGTGCTCCGCGACGCGCAGCACGAGTACGTGTTCGCGGCCGGCTGA
- a CDS encoding HTTM domain-containing protein: MTIAALLGVAGVIALIVVVVLLRERWQQWWFECEDPRQIARFRVVFALLLLCNVNGLHEWFELLFEPSGMFTAAQARAAFGAADEGAVAALGALLRGNFSVLHYWDDAYAFTVVLVVFELATVLFMVGLCTRVAGLITLVAFEMILWRNRVFWEGTEVVFRVFLVYLVCSRCGEAFAVDAWLRRRRGVQGPPALVPAWPRRLMLVQLCIIMTTTGLLKHDGAWLRGDAVYYALSYEHYTRFRITGLLARIPPEAMAAVTFTARSIETLFSLALVGVIGSWSEARFTRLQGTQRTAVVVAWWVALACAAGVALVTGEPRLVPVDSPVLAAAALLVTVGGSAWVWTRARPSAWRRVHDPRVWVGAAALLFSAMWLLMNIGWFHPVMLATLLVFTRCGPPHHATLAYSPRVRALGGVLIAWHLVAIAATVHPKAAKFAAARMWMDATRTAQGWGMWATPPETNVFLKAVAFDASERAVELATDLHLAELRPPASLGYDRRWKIAEVLAKPRSQRFRSGHARWLCRTHPGTARIELRAVEYRIPTPAENRSLGGYDVDAVFRERATQRLLLDHACP, translated from the coding sequence GTGACCATCGCAGCGCTCCTGGGAGTTGCCGGAGTCATCGCGCTGATCGTCGTCGTCGTGCTGTTGCGCGAGCGCTGGCAGCAGTGGTGGTTCGAGTGCGAAGATCCGCGCCAGATCGCGCGATTTCGGGTGGTCTTCGCGCTGTTGCTGCTCTGCAATGTGAACGGCCTGCACGAGTGGTTCGAGCTGCTGTTCGAGCCCAGCGGGATGTTCACCGCGGCGCAAGCCAGAGCGGCCTTCGGCGCGGCGGATGAGGGCGCGGTCGCGGCCTTGGGCGCGCTGCTACGTGGGAACTTCTCGGTGCTGCACTACTGGGACGATGCGTACGCATTCACCGTCGTTCTGGTGGTGTTCGAGCTGGCGACGGTGCTGTTCATGGTCGGGCTCTGCACCCGTGTCGCGGGGCTGATCACACTCGTCGCGTTCGAGATGATCCTGTGGCGCAACCGCGTGTTCTGGGAGGGCACCGAGGTCGTGTTCCGGGTCTTCCTGGTGTATCTGGTGTGCTCGCGCTGCGGCGAGGCATTCGCCGTGGACGCGTGGCTGCGGCGGCGTCGCGGAGTCCAGGGTCCGCCGGCACTCGTGCCAGCGTGGCCACGGCGACTCATGCTGGTCCAGCTCTGCATCATCATGACGACCACGGGGTTGCTGAAACACGACGGTGCCTGGCTGCGCGGCGATGCCGTCTACTATGCGCTCAGCTACGAGCACTACACCCGGTTTCGCATCACCGGGTTGCTCGCGCGCATTCCTCCCGAGGCGATGGCGGCCGTGACGTTCACGGCACGTAGCATCGAGACGCTGTTCTCGCTCGCGCTCGTCGGGGTGATCGGCTCGTGGTCCGAGGCGCGGTTCACTCGGCTGCAGGGAACGCAGCGAACCGCCGTTGTGGTGGCCTGGTGGGTCGCCCTCGCGTGTGCCGCAGGGGTCGCGCTCGTCACCGGTGAGCCGCGGCTCGTGCCGGTGGACTCGCCAGTGCTGGCGGCGGCGGCGCTGTTGGTCACCGTCGGTGGCAGCGCTTGGGTGTGGACGCGCGCTCGGCCGTCGGCGTGGCGTCGGGTCCATGACCCGCGCGTCTGGGTCGGTGCGGCGGCGCTGCTGTTTTCGGCAATGTGGCTGCTCATGAACATCGGCTGGTTTCACCCGGTGATGTTGGCGACGCTGCTCGTGTTCACCCGATGCGGTCCGCCGCACCACGCGACCCTGGCATACTCACCGCGGGTACGGGCGTTGGGCGGCGTCTTGATTGCATGGCATCTGGTGGCGATCGCAGCCACCGTGCACCCCAAGGCAGCGAAGTTCGCTGCTGCGCGCATGTGGATGGACGCGACCCGAACTGCGCAGGGATGGGGCATGTGGGCCACGCCGCCCGAAACCAACGTGTTCTTGAAGGCCGTCGCCTTCGATGCGTCCGAGCGAGCCGTGGAGCTCGCTACCGATCTCCACCTGGCCGAGCTGCGACCGCCCGCGTCACTGGGCTATGATCGTCGATGGAAGATCGCCGAGGTACTCGCCAAGCCCCGCAGTCAGCGCTTTCGCAGTGGTCATGCGCGCTGGCTCTGTCGCACCCACCCCGGCACGGCCCGGATCGAGCTGCGTGCCGTCGAGTACCGAATTCCGACCCCCGCGGAGAACCGGTCGCTGGGTGGTTACGACGTCGACGCGGTCTTTCGCGAGCGCGCGACGCAGCGGCTTCTGCTCGACCACGCGTGCCCGTGA
- a CDS encoding S46 family peptidase yields the protein MARRRARVSLSLLAAVLVATSALATDLHADEGQWMPRQIPELDAATLARLGLQLPLEALHATDASGNETGLLAAVVNLSGCSAAFVSPDGLIATNHHCAYGAIQAASSVEHDYLADGFLARTRAEELPAKNTTVQIVESVTDVTAQIRAVADGEPEPEARAKAVSRLRKQLVLDCEAAASARRCRVADFYAGAEVQLIASREFTDVRLVYAPPSSVGNYGGEVDNWMWPRHTGDFSLLRAYVGPSGDPATHAVTNVPYRPARHLPLGQDGVAPGDFVAVLGFPGSTQRYQPAAEVARWVEQVFPARIDLYGEWIGILEAAGARDKAVAIKVAAKQKGLANRHKNALGMIDGLARNGTVARREREREELDAWCSTQADTGCRETFDQLQALAQERRESFAVDFLVDSLPRGANALAIAIDVVRRASERRKPDLERDEAYMDRRAAELWSAQTRRMRDFDRDVDAALLAAVLRRVEALPAAQRFTDRRVADIGGLLRTRVVDEGFVKGLWDADWEVVARERDPMIAFARALLPAIEAADRREHRREGILLVAGPRYFAALQALRTGPVYPDANSTLRLSYATVQGYVPREGLLATPQTTVAGLVAKHTGVAPFDAPAKLLAAATTSAQSRWADPRLHDVPVAFLANADTTGGNSGSPVIDGQGRWVGLNFDRVWENIAGDFGYSPERSRNVMVDVRYLLWQLDAVEHADALLAELGVTGTATATATATATATDGAPARDLSANAVGVPVAAPREIASPQAGCACGLQASTPERGAAWAGFMSAALWFLRRRRR from the coding sequence ATGGCCCGCCGCCGCGCCCGTGTGTCCCTTTCGCTCCTCGCCGCCGTACTCGTCGCGACGTCCGCACTCGCCACCGATCTCCACGCCGACGAGGGTCAGTGGATGCCGCGACAGATCCCGGAGCTCGACGCGGCCACGCTGGCGCGTCTCGGGCTGCAGCTGCCGCTCGAGGCCCTGCACGCGACCGATGCGTCCGGCAACGAGACCGGGCTGCTCGCGGCGGTGGTCAACCTCTCGGGCTGCTCGGCGGCGTTCGTCTCGCCCGATGGTCTCATCGCGACCAACCACCACTGCGCGTACGGGGCGATCCAAGCGGCGAGCTCGGTGGAGCACGACTACCTCGCCGACGGCTTCCTGGCGCGCACGCGGGCCGAGGAGCTACCGGCCAAGAACACCACCGTGCAGATCGTCGAGTCGGTCACCGACGTGACCGCGCAGATCCGTGCGGTCGCCGATGGCGAGCCCGAGCCCGAGGCCCGCGCGAAGGCGGTGAGTCGGCTGCGCAAGCAGCTCGTGCTCGACTGCGAGGCCGCGGCCAGCGCTCGGCGCTGCCGCGTGGCCGACTTCTACGCCGGCGCGGAGGTGCAGCTCATCGCCTCGCGCGAGTTCACCGACGTTCGCCTGGTGTACGCGCCACCTTCGTCGGTCGGCAACTACGGCGGCGAGGTCGACAACTGGATGTGGCCGCGGCACACGGGCGACTTCTCGCTGCTGCGCGCGTATGTCGGCCCGAGCGGCGATCCGGCCACGCACGCGGTCACCAACGTGCCCTACCGACCCGCGCGACACCTGCCGCTCGGGCAAGACGGCGTCGCGCCCGGCGACTTCGTGGCGGTGCTGGGCTTCCCCGGCTCGACCCAGCGCTATCAACCGGCCGCCGAGGTCGCGCGCTGGGTCGAGCAGGTGTTCCCCGCACGCATCGATCTGTACGGCGAGTGGATCGGCATCCTCGAGGCCGCCGGCGCCCGCGACAAGGCGGTCGCGATCAAGGTCGCGGCCAAGCAGAAGGGGCTCGCCAACCGGCACAAGAACGCGCTCGGCATGATCGATGGGCTCGCGCGCAACGGCACCGTGGCACGGCGCGAGCGCGAGCGCGAAGAGCTCGATGCCTGGTGCTCGACCCAGGCCGACACCGGCTGCCGCGAGACCTTCGACCAGCTGCAGGCGCTCGCGCAGGAGCGCCGGGAGTCGTTCGCGGTCGACTTCCTGGTCGACAGCCTGCCGCGCGGGGCCAACGCGCTGGCGATCGCGATCGACGTGGTGCGCCGCGCCAGCGAGCGCCGCAAGCCCGACCTCGAGCGCGACGAGGCCTACATGGATCGTCGCGCCGCCGAGCTGTGGTCGGCGCAGACCCGGCGCATGCGAGACTTCGACCGCGACGTCGACGCGGCGCTGCTGGCCGCGGTGCTGCGTCGCGTCGAAGCGCTGCCGGCCGCGCAGCGGTTCACCGATCGCCGCGTCGCCGACATCGGCGGGCTGCTGCGCACCCGCGTGGTCGACGAAGGCTTCGTGAAGGGCCTGTGGGACGCCGACTGGGAGGTCGTCGCGCGCGAGCGCGATCCCATGATCGCCTTCGCACGCGCCCTGCTGCCGGCGATCGAGGCCGCCGACCGACGCGAGCACCGGCGTGAGGGCATCCTCCTGGTCGCGGGCCCACGCTACTTCGCGGCCCTGCAGGCACTGCGCACCGGCCCGGTGTACCCCGACGCCAACAGCACGCTGCGGCTGTCGTACGCGACCGTGCAGGGCTATGTGCCGCGCGAGGGCCTGCTCGCCACGCCGCAGACCACGGTCGCGGGGCTGGTCGCGAAGCACACCGGGGTCGCGCCCTTCGATGCCCCGGCGAAGTTGCTCGCGGCCGCGACCACCAGCGCGCAGTCACGATGGGCCGATCCGCGGCTGCACGACGTGCCGGTCGCGTTCCTCGCCAACGCCGACACCACCGGCGGCAACTCGGGCAGCCCCGTGATCGACGGGCAAGGCCGCTGGGTCGGGCTCAACTTCGATCGCGTCTGGGAGAACATCGCGGGCGACTTCGGCTACAGCCCCGAACGCTCACGTAACGTCATGGTCGACGTGCGCTACCTGCTGTGGCAGCTGGATGCAGTCGAGCACGCAGATGCGCTGCTCGCCGAGCTGGGCGTCACCGGGACTGCGACCGCCACGGCAACCGCGACTGCCACTGCCACCGATGGCGCGCCCGCGCGCGACCTCTCCGCCAACGCAGTGGGCGTGCCGGTCGCGGCACCGCGCGAGATCGCCAGCCCACAGGCCGGTTGCGCCTGCGGTCTCCAGGCCTCGACACCCGAGCGCGGCGCGGCCTGGGCGGGCTTCATGTCCGCAGCCCTGTGGTTCCTTCGCCGTCGACGACGATGA
- a CDS encoding MAPEG family protein — translation MLLPVIALVAWTFVMWAWMYATRIPAIRRAGMRLDPTAPRGEQMASLPASARWKADNYNHLLEMPTLFYAIAISLALLGGGSGLELTLAWTYVGLRVVHSVFQATVNVIEVRFVLFFVSSLVLAALTLRAGLLALG, via the coding sequence ATGTTGCTGCCCGTCATCGCCCTCGTTGCGTGGACCTTCGTGATGTGGGCCTGGATGTACGCCACGCGGATCCCCGCGATCCGCCGCGCCGGCATGAGGCTCGATCCCACCGCGCCGCGCGGCGAGCAGATGGCGAGCCTGCCCGCGTCGGCGCGCTGGAAGGCCGACAACTACAACCACCTGTTGGAGATGCCGACGCTGTTCTACGCGATCGCGATCTCGCTCGCGCTGCTGGGCGGCGGCAGCGGTCTGGAGCTCACGCTGGCGTGGACGTACGTCGGCCTGCGCGTGGTCCACAGCGTGTTCCAGGCGACCGTGAACGTGATCGAGGTGCGCTTCGTACTGTTCTTCGTGTCGTCGCTGGTGCTCGCCGCGCTGACGCTGCGCGCCGGCCTGTTGGCGCTCGGCTGA
- a CDS encoding M23 family metallopeptidase translates to MRRVALCFLTACGDPSASTGEGSSSTGDVSTTGGSSESSSSGFGSGSGSETRGDSSTTAVDPCAACPQHSQCSDDACVCDDGYFANNDACVDRILFALPMANPDAEFIGEVVGFDNDPLPGDGPLDCLSHDGQPFPACYDDHTGTDFILLGGFTTMDNGSADVLAAAEGVVVFTHDGEYDRCALNLAAQMVQCEDGGPVTPPNEITVLHDDGMSTRYLHLKKNSILVAEGDRVSCGQVMALVGSSGNSSAPHLHFEVVDVEGASIDPYAGPSSHPETYWVEQDGANDLPGASCQ, encoded by the coding sequence GTGCGTCGCGTCGCGCTGTGTTTCCTGACGGCTTGCGGTGATCCATCGGCGAGCACCGGCGAGGGTTCGAGCTCGACCGGCGATGTCTCGACCACGGGCGGATCGTCCGAGTCTTCGTCGTCCGGGTTCGGGTCTGGTTCCGGGTCCGAGACACGCGGTGATTCCAGCACCACGGCCGTCGATCCGTGCGCCGCGTGTCCGCAGCACTCGCAGTGCAGCGACGACGCCTGCGTCTGCGACGACGGCTACTTCGCGAACAACGACGCGTGCGTGGACCGGATCCTGTTCGCGCTCCCGATGGCGAACCCCGACGCGGAGTTCATCGGGGAAGTGGTCGGGTTCGACAACGATCCGCTGCCCGGCGACGGCCCCCTCGACTGCCTGTCGCACGACGGCCAGCCCTTCCCCGCTTGCTACGACGATCACACCGGCACCGATTTCATCCTGCTCGGTGGATTCACGACGATGGACAACGGCAGCGCCGACGTGCTCGCTGCCGCCGAAGGCGTGGTGGTGTTCACGCACGACGGCGAGTACGACCGCTGCGCTCTGAACCTGGCGGCGCAGATGGTCCAGTGCGAAGACGGGGGACCGGTGACGCCTCCCAACGAGATCACGGTCCTGCACGACGACGGGATGTCCACCCGCTACCTCCACCTGAAGAAGAACAGCATCTTGGTCGCCGAGGGCGACCGGGTGTCGTGCGGGCAGGTGATGGCGCTGGTCGGTAGCTCGGGCAACTCGTCCGCACCCCACCTCCACTTCGAGGTCGTCGATGTCGAGGGCGCGTCGATCGATCCTTATGCCGGCCCCTCGTCGCATCCAGAGACCTACTGGGTCGAGCAGGACGGCGCGAACGACCTGCCCGGCGCGAGCTGCCAGTGA
- a CDS encoding VOC family protein yields MSSPFVWFHHNGRATAANRAFYTALLDIRDADGPGGMTMLSTAEGPFAALGNEGDRHGDRDEWIPFVAVDDVAAATKRAVGLGATLVRDKTRGPAGEFTVVRDPGGAALALWKKA; encoded by the coding sequence ATGTCCTCACCGTTCGTCTGGTTCCACCACAACGGCCGCGCCACCGCGGCCAACCGTGCCTTCTACACCGCCCTGCTCGACATCCGCGACGCCGACGGCCCCGGCGGCATGACGATGCTGTCGACCGCCGAGGGTCCCTTCGCCGCGCTCGGCAACGAGGGCGATCGCCATGGTGACCGCGACGAGTGGATTCCGTTCGTCGCCGTCGACGACGTGGCCGCCGCGACCAAGCGGGCCGTCGGCCTCGGTGCCACGCTCGTGCGCGACAAGACCCGTGGCCCGGCGGGGGAGTTCACCGTCGTCCGCGACCCCGGCGGCGCCGCGCTTGCGCTGTGGAAGAAGGCGTGA